The following proteins are encoded in a genomic region of Magnolia sinica isolate HGM2019 chromosome 1, MsV1, whole genome shotgun sequence:
- the LOC131216948 gene encoding meiotic nuclear division protein 1 homolog isoform X1, with protein sequence MQSKKRGLSLEEKREQILQIFYVSQDFFLLRELEKLGPKKGVITQSVKDVVQSLVDDDLVMKDKIGSSIYFWSLPSCAGNQLRNAHCKLESDLASSKKRLAELLEQRDSLKKGREESDEREVALDELKAIEQTHKTLKDELGLYADNDPAALEAMKNATEIAHSAANRWTDNIFTVQHWCSSNFPEAKEQLEHMYKEVGITDSLDYLE encoded by the exons ATGCAGTCAAAGAAGAGAGGTCTTTCATTGGAAGAGAAGCGTGAACAGATTCTTCAAATATTTTACGTGTCCCAAGACTTTTTCCTT CTGAGAGAGCTTGAGAAGTTGGGTCCCAAGAAAGGCGTCATCACTCAGTCTGTGAAAGATGTCGTCCAAAGTCTGGTCGATGATGACCTTGTTATGAAAGACAAGATTGGCAGTTCC ATATACTTTTGGAGTCTTCCTAGCTGTGCTGGAAATCAG TTGAGGAATGCTCACTGCAAGCTAGAATCTGATCTTGCGAGCAGCAAGAAGCGTTTGGCAGAACTTCTTGAACAGAGGGATAGTTTGAAGAAGGGTAGAGAGGAGTCT GATGAGCGAGAGGTTGCTTTAGATGAACTGAAGGCTATAGAGCAGACACATAAAACACTAAAG GATGAACTGGGCCTTTATGCAGACAATGATCCAGCTGCCCTTGAAGCAATGA AAAATGCGACTGAGATTGCTCACTCTGCAGCAAATAGATGGACAG ACAACATCTTCACAGTGCAACATTGGTGCTCAAGTAATTTCCCCGAGGCCAAAGAGCAGCTTGAACACATGTACAAGGAG GTAGGAATAACAGATAGTTTGGATTATTTGGAGTGA
- the LOC131216948 gene encoding meiotic nuclear division protein 1 homolog isoform X2 — protein sequence MSKKRGLSLEEKREQILQIFYVSQDFFLLRELEKLGPKKGVITQSVKDVVQSLVDDDLVMKDKIGSSIYFWSLPSCAGNQLRNAHCKLESDLASSKKRLAELLEQRDSLKKGREESDEREVALDELKAIEQTHKTLKDELGLYADNDPAALEAMKNATEIAHSAANRWTDNIFTVQHWCSSNFPEAKEQLEHMYKEVGITDSLDYLE from the exons atg TCAAAGAAGAGAGGTCTTTCATTGGAAGAGAAGCGTGAACAGATTCTTCAAATATTTTACGTGTCCCAAGACTTTTTCCTT CTGAGAGAGCTTGAGAAGTTGGGTCCCAAGAAAGGCGTCATCACTCAGTCTGTGAAAGATGTCGTCCAAAGTCTGGTCGATGATGACCTTGTTATGAAAGACAAGATTGGCAGTTCC ATATACTTTTGGAGTCTTCCTAGCTGTGCTGGAAATCAG TTGAGGAATGCTCACTGCAAGCTAGAATCTGATCTTGCGAGCAGCAAGAAGCGTTTGGCAGAACTTCTTGAACAGAGGGATAGTTTGAAGAAGGGTAGAGAGGAGTCT GATGAGCGAGAGGTTGCTTTAGATGAACTGAAGGCTATAGAGCAGACACATAAAACACTAAAG GATGAACTGGGCCTTTATGCAGACAATGATCCAGCTGCCCTTGAAGCAATGA AAAATGCGACTGAGATTGCTCACTCTGCAGCAAATAGATGGACAG ACAACATCTTCACAGTGCAACATTGGTGCTCAAGTAATTTCCCCGAGGCCAAAGAGCAGCTTGAACACATGTACAAGGAG GTAGGAATAACAGATAGTTTGGATTATTTGGAGTGA
- the LOC131216970 gene encoding transcription factor MYB36-like: MGRAPCCDKANVKRGPWSPEEDTALKNYVEKHGSGGNWIALPHKAGLKRCGKSCRLRWLNYLRPDIKHGGFTDEEDNIICSLYKNIGSKWSIIASHLPGRTDNDVKNYWNTKLKKKLLAVNTNLSSNASITANNRIQLSSSPSLVSVIKTENYVYGYSTPANGSSTKLPSMDVGFVCNMESQRLFSDPNQFPPLGPTEASELGLNTSMSSSLPMDNSCMPWSGNGGAEFDSLLMDFGHGSGSDFQEKIGEIAPNLAFYANLLASCETKPQGLCQSVTY; this comes from the exons atggggAGAGCTCCTTGCTGCGACAAGGCCAACGTGAAAAGAGGGCCTTGGTCTCCTGAAGAAGACACAGCCCTCAAAAACTACGTCGAGAAACATGGAAGTGGTGGAAATTGGATTGCTTTACCCCACAAAGCAG GCCTAAAACGCTGCGGCAAGAGTTGCCGCCTGCGATGGCTGAATTATCTCAGACCAGACATCAAACATGGAGGATTTACCGACGAAGAAGATAACATCATATGTTCTCTCTACAAAAACATTGGGAGCAA ATGGTCTATCATAGCTTCTCATCTGCCAGGAAGAACAGACAATGATGTGAAGAATTACTGGAATACTAAGCTGAAAAAGAAGCTACTGGCAGTAAATACCAATCTCTCAAGCAATGCTTCTATTACTGCTAATAACCGAATTCAGCTAAGTTCTTCGCCTTCTCTTGTTTCCGTTATTAAAACCGAAAATTACGTTTATGGTTATTCGACTCCCGCTAACGGAAGTTCCACCAAACTACCATCAATGGATGTTGGTTTTGTATGCAATATGGAATCCCAGAGATTGTTTTCAGACCCAAATCAGTTTCCCCCACTGGGGCCCACTGAAGCGTCGGAATTAGGCCTGAACACAAGCATGTCTTCTTCTCTTCCTATGGACAACAGCTGCATGCCATGGTCTGGTAATGGAGGTGCTGAATTTGATAGTCTTTTAATGGATTTTGGACATGGGTCTGGCTCTGATTTTCAGGAGAAGATAGGGGAAATAGCTCCAAATCTGGCTTTCTATGCTAACCTGCTTGCTTCCTGTGAAACCAAACCACAAGGGCTGTGCCAAAGTGTAACATACTGA